The Chlamydia poikilotherma DNA segment GAAATGGTCAAAGGTGATGAGGATAAAATGGCGATGAGTAGGCTAATCTTCTGTAACGGTCTCGGTTTAGAACATACAGCAAGCCTACGCAAACATTTAGAAGGTAATCCTAAAGTTGTCAATATTGGAGAACGATTAATATCCCGTGAAGTATTTTCTCCTTTGGAAGAGGACGGATTTTATGACCCACATATTTGGACAGATATTAGTATTTGGACAGAGGGAACTAGAGAGATAACCGCCGCTTTAATTGCTGAATTTCCAGAATATGAAAAAGAATTTACTGCTAATTCCAAGGAAGTAATAGAAGAAATGCAAATGTTGGATATTTGGGCAAAAAGATCTTTGTCTACAATACCCGAAGAATCTAGATATTTGGTTTCAGGTCACAATGCTTTTAGTTATTTTACAAGACGTTATCTAGCGACTCCGCAGGAGGTGGAAGCAAATATTTGGAATAAGAGATGTATTTCTCCTGAAGGAATATCTCCTGAAGCCCAAATTAGCATTCGCGATATCATGCTTGTGGTAGATTATATTCATGAACATAATGTTACTGTTATGTTTCCTGAAGATACTTTAAACCAAGATGCGCTTAAAAAAATTGCTTCATGCTTAAAAAAAGGACATAGTGTTCGATTGGCCAGCCGCCCTTTATATAGTGATAATGTTAAAAATGACTACTTTAATACATTTAAGCATAACGTTTGTGTAATTACTGAGGAGCTAGGAGGAACTATTTCTTGAATAGACAAAATGAAATTGCTTGGTCAGTACATGATCTATGTGTGAACTACGATCATTCAGATGTTTTATGCCATGTTTCCTTTTCTTTAAGAAGAGGATCCTTGACCGCAGTTTTAGGCCCTAATGGTGCGGGAAAGAGTACACTTTTAAAAACTTCACTCGGATTAATACGACCTTCTGCGGGCCATACTTTGTTTTTTGGAAATAAGTTTAAAAAAGTGCATCAACGTGTTGCCTATATGCCACAGAGGGCTAGTGTGGATTGGGATTTTCCTATGACAGTTCTTGATCTTGTTCTCATGGGTTGTTATGGATACAAGGGCATGTGGGGAAGAATAACGGCTGATGATCGCAAGGAAGCTTACAATATTTTAGAGCGTGTAGGTTTATCTACTTTAGCTAATAGGCAAATAGGAAAACTATCGGGCGGACAGCAGCAAAGAGCATTTCTTGCTCGAGCTCTTATGCAAAAAGCAGATCTATATCTTATGGATGAATTATTTTCTGCTATAGATATGGCTTCGTATCAGACTGTCGTAGATGTGTTGCGTGATTTGCAAGAACAAGGACGAACTATCGTTGTTGTGCATCATGACCTTAGTCATGTACGCCAATTATTTGATCACATTATCTTATTGAATAAGCATCTTATTTGTTCTGGACCTGTCGATGAATGTTTAACTAATAAAAACATTTTTCAAGCTTATGGGTGTGAACTAGAGCTTTTAGACCGTACTCTTAAACTATCTAGGGGAAAGCAACAGGGAGCGTATTAAATGCTCGATTGTGTTTTTATTGATTCTATTTTTTTGTCGAGCTTTATAGCTGTCACTTTAATTTGCATGACAACTGCTTTATGGGGAACTTTGCTGCTTGTGGGTAGACAACCTCTTTTGAGCGAAAGTCTTTCTCATGCTTCTTATCCGGGACTGCTTTTGGGGGCTTTATTAAGTTATAAAGTATCTTTTTTTACAGATTCTATTATTTTAGTGATTGTTTTTGGTTGTTTGGCTGCCATTTCTGGTTATGGAATTATAGTATTTTTAGAAAGAGTATTAAGAGTTCATAAAGATGCTTCTCTATGTTTTGTTCTCGTTGTTTTTTTTGGTATAGGGGTTATTTTAGCCAGCTATGTCAAAGATTGTTGTCCCTTATTATATAATCGTATCAATGCCTATTTATACGGACAGGCGGCTACTTTAGGTTATGTGGAAGCTAAACTTGCAGCCTTTGTTTTTCTTATTTCCTTAGTGACTTTGTGGTGGTGGTATCGTCAAATTGTTGTGACTATCTTTGATAAAGATTATGCTTCAACTTGTGGATTGAGCACTCATGTCTCTGGAAGCATTGTTCTTATATTTATTTCCCTAGTGATTGTAAGTGGTGTACGTTCCGTAGGTATTGTATTGATATCTTCAATGTTCGTTGCGCCTTCCTTGGCAGCCCGTCAATTATCTGATAGGTTAAATGTCATTTTCCTTCTTTCCTGTTTGCTTGGAGGAATCTGTGGTGCTCTTGGTAGCTATGTTTCAGTGGCTTTTAGTTGTAATGTTTCTGGACATACAGGTGTAATTACTTTGCCTACAGGTCCACTTGTAGTTGTTATATCCGGTTGTTTAACTTTTCTTTGCTTGCTGTTCTCTCCAAAATCAGGATGGGTAATACGCTACATACGTAGGAAACGTTTTTCATTTTCTAAGAATCAAGAACATTTGCTGAAAGTATTCTGGTACTTGCTAGAAGATCAATTACCTGAAGTCGGGGCACGTGATTTTGTTTGTTCTCATAAATATCAGGAATATTTTGGACCTAGGCCTTTCCCAAGATTTAGAATTTGGCTTCTTGAATGTCAGGGTTTTTTAAAACATAGAGATTATCGCTGGGGTCTTAGCGAGAAAGGAAAGATCAGAGCAAAAAAGTTGGTTCGAGCTCATAGATTATGGGAATGCTATCTCGTACGTTCTCTAGAATTCAAGGAAGAAGATGTTCATGGTTTCGCAGAAGAAATGGAGCATGTTTTAACAGATGAATTAGATTATGCGATTACAGAAATGTTAGATAATCCTCATTACGATCCACATGATAAATTAATTCCAGAGAAACCAAAAAAGAAGGAGGAACTATGATAGGAGCCTTTTCCCCATATCATGGGGTGTCCTTTATTCAATTTTTCATTGTATTTTTCTCAAGATTTTTTTCTGGAGAATTGTTTCTAGGACACTTGTTTATCGATGATATTCAGGTTGTCGTATTCTTGGCTATTGCTCTTTCCGGAGCATTTGTAGGCAGTTTTTTAGTTTTAAAAAAGATGGCAATGTATGCTAATGCTGTTTCTCATACAGTATTATTTGGCTTGGTAAGTATTTGTTTGTTCACTCATCAATTAACATCATTATCTTTGGGAAATCTTACTCTAGCCTCTGTTTCAACCGCTCTACTTACAGGTTTTCTTATTCATTTTATAAGAAATATTTTTCGGGTTTCTGAAGAGGCAAGCACGGCTCTAGTATTCTCTTTATTATTTTCAATGAGCTTAATTCTTCTAGTATTTCTAACACGTAATGCACACATAGGAACTGAACTAATCCTAGGTAACGCAGATTCATTAACTTATGGCGATATTTTTCCTGTGTATACTATTCTTTTAGTTAATCTATTTGTTTCCGTGATTGGATTTCGTAGTTTTGTTTGTGTTTCTTTTGATTCAGTATTCTCTTTTTCTTTAGGGATTCCTGTAAAAATCATTGATTACTTAATCATTTTACAATTGTCAGCAAGCCTAGTAGGAGCATTTAGAGCCGTAGGGGTTTTAATGGCTTTAGCTTTCTTATTAATCCCTGGACTTATTGCTAAAGTTTTTGTTGTTTCTGTACGGGGCATGCTTTTTTGGTCTTTAATTTTCGGTGCTATTACAGCATTAATAGCTCCTGCATGTTCTAGAGCAATTTTAACATCATATGATGTGGGATTATCAACTTCAGGCATTTCAGTTTTTGTATTAATGGCTTTTTATGTTGTTGTTTCTTTATTTCATTATGGAAAGAAGTTAGCTTATAAAAAATTTTATTCAAAAAATAGCCTGAATACAGAATTGACAACTCTCTAATCCAGGAGTTATGATTTTTTTTTCAATTTGTTAAGGTTACTATTTGAAACATTTAGCTATTTTCGGATCCACTGGAAGTGTGGGGCAGCAGACCTTAAAAATTATTCGGTCTTTTCCTCATTTATTCAATGTGGTTGCTCTTGCTTCATACGGTAATAATAAGGATTTATTTTTCGAACAAATTCGAGAGTTCTCTCCTTCTATAGTTTCTGTATATGACGAACAAATTTATTTTAAAATTCGTAAAGAATTTCCTGATATCAAAGTATTTCTTCGTGAAGAAGGATTATTAGCAGCTGCTACAGCTGCAGAAATTGATACTATTGTTGCTGCATCTTCAGGTGTTGTAGCTTTACCGGCAATTATAGAAGCAATGAAACTAGGGAAAACCCTGGCATTGGCAAATAAAGAAGTTTTAGTTTCTGCTGGTGAGATTATCAAAGGGCTTGCTAAGCAATATCAAACAACGATTTTGCCTATAGATAGTGAGCATAACGCCCTATATCAATGTTTAGAGGGGAGGAATACTTCGGAAGTGAAAAAGTTATTGCTAACTGCTTCCGGAGGTCCTTTATTATACAAGTCTAGAGAAGAATTAAATCGTGTAACTATTGAAGATGTTTTGAAGCACCCTATATGGAATATGGGGGCTAAAATTACTGTAGATTCTTCGACATTGGTAAATAAAGGCTTGGAAATAATAGAAGCCCATTGGTTATTTGGATTGGAAAATGCGGAGATAGATGCTGTAATTCATCCTCAAAGTTTAATTCACGGTATGGTAGAATTTCAAGACGGGACGGTGTTTTCTGTAATGAATCCTCCTAGTATGCTCTTTCCTATACAACATGTATTAACCAATCCAAAACGTTGTCCAGCACCTCACAAAGGGATAGATTTTTCTATAAAACAAACATTAGAGTTTTTTCCTATAGATGAGGAGCGTTTCCCAAGTATTGGTTTGGCTAAATGGGTATTAAAAGAGAAAGGATCTTCGGGACCATTTTTTAATGCTGCTAACGAGGTCTTGGTTCAAAGATTTTTAACAGAAGAAATTGCTTGGTGCGATATTCTAAATAAGTTAACAAGGCTTATGGAAAATTATAGAGTTTCTTCGTGTACTTCATTAGATGATGTTTTTGCTGTTGATAAAGAAGCTCGAGCCCTTGCTCAAGAGATATAACCCGGTACGTATATGACAATAATATATTTTATTCTTGCAGCCCTTGCTTTGGGGGTTTTGGTATTGATCCATGAATTGGGTCATTTACTAGCAGCCAAGTCTGTAGGTATGGCTGTTGAGAGTTTTAGTATTGGTTTTGGTCCGGCTTTATATAAAAAGAAAATTGGAAATATAGAATATCGTGTAGGTATTTTCCCTTTTGGTGGTTATGTTCGTATCAAGGGCATGGATAAAAGAGAAAAGGGTATAGATGCCGATCCTGATTCTGTTTACGATATACCTCAAGGTTTTTTCAGCAAATCTCCATGGAAAAGAATCATTGTTCTTGCCGCAGGTCCTATAGCTAATATTTTATTGGCTTTTGTTGCCTTTGGAGCATTGTATATTTCGGGGGGTAGAAATAAGGCTTATTCTGAGTATTCTCGTATTGTTGGTTGGGTAAATCCTATTTTAAAAGAAAAAGGTCTAAATCTTGGTGATGAGATTCTTACATGTAATGGCAAACCCTATTACTCGGATAAAGACGCCCTTACCTCAGCTTTATTAGATAGACATCTATCTTTCAGGGGAGTCCATCCCGCGTATCTTTCAAAAACTTCTACCGAATTTTCCTTGGATACAGAATTCAATGTTAATAAAGATGGTATCCCTCTTGCTGGAGCTAGCTATCTTTTATACCGTCATCAGGAGCCTATTTCAAAAGAATCTCCAATGTATTCAGCGAACATATTACCGGGTGATCGATTAGTATGGATGGATGGACAAATCTTATTTTCTCCTATGCAAGTTTCTCAGATACTTAATGAAGCTTATGCATTCGTTAAAGTTTCTCGTTATGACAAGGAATTATCATTACGTATTCCTAGGATGTTAGCGAGCACATTATATCTATCTCCTTATGTAAGGAATGAACTTATCGATAATCAGTATGAAGCCGGCATTAAAGGTAAATGGTCTTCTTTATATACTTTACCCTATATGATCAATAGTTACGGTTATGTAGAAGGAGAATTACAGCCTATAGATCCAGAATCGCCATTTCCTCCCATGGAAGATAAATTAGAATTAGGGGATCGTATTTTAGCTATAGATGGTACTCCTGTTAGTGGAAGTACCGACATTTTACGTTTAGTTCAAAACCATAAGGTCTCAATAATTATTCAAAAAATGAGTTCTGAGCAACTGCAGGATGTAGATTCTTCAATTGCTGACGAAAGGTTTATCCGTTCTTATGATCCTAAAAACTTATTAGCAATTGTTAATTCGATAGGAAGTGCTCAAGAAGTACGTGAGTCAGGTCAATATCGTTTGTTATCTCCGATTCAACCTAAACCATGGATAAGCATTTATTCTGATGATCTTTTAAATAAACGCCGTGAAATGGCAAAAAAATTTAAGAATCAGGATCAACAGCGTTACTATCTAGATAGAATAGAAATAGAAAAACAAAAATTATCTCTTGGAATTCCTTTGAAGGATATGACAATAAAGTATAATCCTACTCCGGATGCTTTAATCATTAATATTTCTAAAGATAGTCTACGTACTATGAAAGCTTTAGTTGTAGGGCGACTGAATCCTCAGTGGTTATCAGGACCAGTGGGGATTGTTCATATGTTACATAAAGGATGGTCCTTAGGAGTTTCCGAAGCTCTATTTTGGATTGGGTTAGTAAGCATCAATTTAGCGGTTTTAAATCTTCTTCCGATTCCTGTATTGGACGGAGGCTATATTTTACTTTGCCTCTGGGAGATGATTTCAAGACGTCGTTTGAATATGAAGCTTATTGAAAAAATGTTAATCCCATTTTCTCTATTATTGATAGCTTTCTTTATTTTCCTAACGTTTCAGGATTTATTTCGTTTTTTTGCTGTGAGTTAGGTTTCCAGGTTTTGGGAAAACCATAAAGATTGTAAGGGTGAGAGCCGAAACAATGGATAACGTAAATATCCTTGTTTTTGCTCGTATTTAGTCTAGAGCTCTTCTGTTTATTTTCCTTTACCTTTTGCTCTATTTCCTCGGGAACTTGTTCTATGGCAGCAGTTTTGCTGCCGTGTTTTAGAAACTCCCTCATGAGGAAAATAGATTTCCTGTTTGTGATGATATAGGTGTGGTTTGTGTTAATCACATATCCTTTGTGTGGAGTATCTAAGGAAGTTTCTATCGTACACACTTTCCCATCATTTTCATATTCTAAACGGAAGGGAAGAAATCTGCTGCGTTTATTTCCACTAAGTATAAGAACTTCTACTGTAGAAGGGAGCTTACCGACATCAAGCATTTTTTTTGGGCAATAGGTAAGTAACTGTCTACCTAATTTTCCCCCAAAAATAAATTGTACAATGGCTAAAGATCTATAACGTCTAGCTAATGTAGATCCTGCATTTGGAGGAGCCATCAATATGGCTTTACCATACTTTGCTTCTTGAGGGCAGTCAGGTTTGGCTAAGGCCACTCGAACGATAACACCTCCTATAGAATGTGTTACAAAGTTGATGGGAACACCAGGTTTTAACTCTGCTATCTTTTTAATTAATTTAACAAGATGATCTGCATGTCTTTCTAATGTGAATTTGCGAGTTTCATAGTTCCAGATAAATACGTCGTAATTTTCTTTTTCTAAGACATTACCAATAGGTTTTAACGACCTGTAAGATCTTAAAAACGCATGAACGCAGATTACCGACTCTTTTTGCTGAGATGTTTCTCTAATCCCACCAATTCCTGAAGGAAGTGTTTGAATTATAGAAGTATCCGCCAAAAGGGATATTCCAGATATTAAGAATAGTAAAATTAATAATAATTTATTCATTTGCACACCGATATAATTATTTTAATAAGTTTTTTATTAAAAACCAGTGCGTTTAATTAACTTCTTTTAAAAAATAATTAAGCAGTTAATTATAAAAGCAATAAAAATCACTATTTAATAATCGAATGAGGATAAATTGATATTTGAGCTTGATTAACTGAAAAGATCTTACTAGTTTCAGATAATGTTTGATGAGGGGTATTTGTAGAGGTCATTAGGGTTTGTCCTAGAGTAGGAGCAAGGTCGAGTAATTGTGAGATTCTGTGATTGTCTAACCCTGCATGAATATCGTCCATACAGAATAAGGGACATGTATTATAAATGTTTTTTATATAAAGACATTCTGCGAGTCTAAGAATGGCGAGTAAACTGTGTTTTTGCCCTTCGCTAGAGAATTGTGCAACGGGGAGATTGTTAATCATTAGAGTAAAGTCCTCTCGGTGAGGGCCTACGGATGTGGTTCCTAAATCTAAATCACGCTGTAGTGTTGTTGTTAGCTGTTTTCGAAGTTCCTCAGCAATAATCTCCTGAGAAATCCCATCATGTTTAATTAGTGAGCTTTTGAATTTAATACGCAGTTGTTCTGATAAGGAATTACTCCATAATTCTTGAACTAGTTTATTTAGTTGTTGGCAGCAAGAGTATCGGCTTAAGGTTAGATATGCACCTAGAGTGGCAAGTTGCTCATTCCAAACTGTTAATGTGGAAGTTTGTTTAGTTTTGAGTAGAGTATTTCTTTGTAATAAGGCGCGATGATAATAAGATAACGAATGTTTATATTGAGGATCGCATTGAGATAAAAGTAGATTAAGAAATAGTCTACGGTCTGCAGGAGCTCCGGAAATCAAAGAGCGATCTTTAGAGGAAAATAGAACAATAGGTATTATGCCTATCAATTGTGATAGGGTTTTTATAGGAGAGTGGTCACAAAGAATTTTTTTCCCTTGCTTATCTACATAGGTAGATAGTGTATGAGGAAATCCGTCTTTTTCAAAGGTCATCTCTAGAAAAAAATAAGGAGAGCCAAAGAAAATAGCCTCTGTAAGATGTGCAGTACGGAAAGACCTGCCTAAAGACAAAACATAGAGGGCTTCAAGAAGATTCGTTTTACCCTGGGCATTTTCTCCAAAAATGTAATTCATATCTGGAGAGAAAGCAATCTCGGTTTCTTTATAATTCCTGAAATTTTTAAGACGCAGGGAAATAATCTTCATTAATCATCATGCAATCTCATCGGCATAATAACGAATAGGCTACGGGTAGAATCAGTAATAATTCCCGGATTATAAGAATCTGAAATGCCTAAGCGTACTAACTCATCTTTACTATGTTTTAAGATATCGAGGAAGAAGAAAGGATTGAAGGCAATTTCTAATAGCTCTCCAGAATAGTTTACTGCCATACTAACCTTGCCCTCACCAACCTTTGTACAGTTTGCTGTTAAAGTGAGTTCGCCGGGAGTAAAGGTGAACTTTACGGAATGCGAAGATTCATTGGTAAATAATGCTACTTGTTTTAATAAGGTAATTAACTCTTCTCTGTGAAGGTCTAATTGTACACTGCTTTCTGTAGAGATTACTGGAGAAAAATCAGGGAATTCACCAGAAAGTAGTTTAGTAATTAATAGTGTGTTACCACACTCTACAGCAATTTTTGCTTGATCTAAGAAGATAGTAGCTTCAGAATCTTCGGAACAGAGTTTAATGATTTCTTCAACAGCTTTAATAGGAATGATATAATCACCAGAAAAGCTTTTATCTAAAGAGATCTCGGCATCGGTCTTTGCTAATCGTTTCCCATCCGTACCTACTACAGTAACACTACCATTAGCAATGGTTAATAAAACTCCTGTAAGAACATAACGACTTTCTTCTCGAGAAACGGCGAAAGATGTGCGTTGTAACATTTCTCTGAGTTGTTCTGCAGGGAGAGTAAATCGTACAGAATTTTGGATATCGGGAAGCATAGGGAAGTCTTCTTTGCCCATGCTGAGTAGACGGAAGCAAGAAGATCCTGAGGTGATTTTTGCCATTTCTCCAGTAGTTGCAGAAATTTCAAGATTAGCCTCTGTTAGTTCCTTTACTAGTTGAAAAAATCTTTTAGAGGGAATGGAAATAGCGCCAGATTCATAGACTTTTGCCTGAGCTACGCATCGGGTGCTTACCGTAAGATCTGTAGCGGTAAAGACAAGCTCGTCGTTACATGTTTCGATAAGTACATGGGTGAGCACAGGGATAGGAGTATTTTGAGGAACAACGCTTTGGATTTTTTTTATAAGATTTCCTAACTCATTTCGGGATACGACGAACTTCATATTTTCCTACAACTGTAAGTCATTAAATTCAATCCTGCCCCTAAGAGAATAGGGGGTTCCTCAGGATCTTTTCGAGAAAGTTTCCTGGGATAAAGCAGGATATTACTATAAAGGGATTTTATGGTCTTCTAGATATTTCCTAGGATTTTTCTAATCTAGCTACTTGCTAAGTTCAAGAAAGAAAATTGGGTTTTTTGTTATACTTCTTCCCGACTCTCTAGGTTGAGAAATTGGGAAAAATTATGGCCAGTAAGGAAATTGTTTCTAACCGCAAAGCCTTACGTAATTATGAGGTTTTGGATACTTTAGAAGCTGGAGTTGTGCTTACCGGAACTGAGATAAAGTCCTTACGTGATCATGGTGGAAACCTTGGTGATGCCTATGTGGCTATTTCCAAGGGTGAGGCGTGGTTATTAAATGCCAGCATTGCTCCCTACCGTTTTGGTAATATCTATAATCATGAGGAACGAAGAAAACGCAAGCTTCTTCTTCATAGATATGAGATTCGAAAATTAGAGGGTAAAGTAGCTCAGAAGGGAGTAACGATTATTCCTCTAGGAATGTTTCTTTCTCGAGGGTATGTAAAAATTCGTCTTGGCTGCTGTCGTGGTAAGAAAGCTCACGATAAGCGACAAGCGATTATGGCTAGAGAGAAACAACGAGAAGTAGAATCTGCTATGAAGCGTTATCGTTGATGAATACTGTGATATGATTTTCTTTTGCCCAAGCCAAAGCTTCTGTTTTTGTAGAGAAGGTCATGAGTACTGTAGCCATGGCATCAGCAAACGCACAACTCGGATGAATAACAGTTGCAGATACAATAGGGTAATTGTGTAGTTCTAAGGGTTTCCCTGTATGGGGATCTAAGATGTGCGTATAGATTTTGCCATCTACAAACCATTGTTGATGGTAATTTCCGCTTGTGGCAGCTGCAGTATTTTTTAGTTCTATGATTTCGGATGTCGCTGAAGAAGCGATACGCCAGGGTCTTCCTGAGGGATGGCACCCTGAAATTTTAATTTCTCCTCCCCATTCTACATAACTATTAAAACAAAAGCTCTGGCAAGTTTCTAATAAACAATCGACAGCAAATCCTTTTACCGCACCACAAAGATCAAGTTGTAGATCAGAGTGTTTTTTAGTAAGTATTTGGTTGTCTATATCAAGATCAATATATTTCCATCCCGAATGTTCGTAATAAGATTTCCATACTTGTTCATTGGGGATCGAATGTTGTTTAAGATGTAATAGCCAAAGAGTTTTTAACGGTCCTAAAGTAGGATCAAATCTCCCACCAGATATGCGGTAAAAGTTGTCTACCATTTCTAAGAAATTACATAATTTTTTAGATAAAGGAATGGCTACTCCTGCAGGTGTGCGATTAAT contains these protein-coding regions:
- a CDS encoding FAD:protein FMN transferase, translating into MGKLQKVLFLILFSSILNGCSNPKLTTLEGETMTMPYRIVIGKHLSYQETEQLKKEINAVFHVIDTVYNNWNRESELSKINRTPAGVAIPLSKKLCNFLEMVDNFYRISGGRFDPTLGPLKTLWLLHLKQHSIPNEQVWKSYYEHSGWKYIDLDIDNQILTKKHSDLQLDLCGAVKGFAVDCLLETCQSFCFNSYVEWGGEIKISGCHPSGRPWRIASSATSEIIELKNTAAATSGNYHQQWFVDGKIYTHILDPHTGKPLELHNYPIVSATVIHPSCAFADAMATVLMTFSTKTEALAWAKENHITVFINDNAS